In Zygosaccharomyces rouxii strain CBS732 chromosome D complete sequence, one DNA window encodes the following:
- the SYF1 gene encoding mRNA splicing protein SYF1 (similar to Q12309 YDR416W uniprot|Q04048 Saccharomyces cerevisiae CLF1 sssential splicesome assembly factor) codes for MDCISRYVVDEEDVAFEYELQRTPLSIVTWKRYLEKWETQRRPLSHLVWLYERFCRQFADQEDIWCNYLRWIVNQRQFDTLTVYRRFIQILEGFSTGCEELCMLMMEFATSEYQLEMIRHILDVSLRKLGVESHWKIWEMIFKFLEEKMLPLTEFGDSQDEYQDEQEQMEALIYKSLFGEEEEQDTPDLWSSNILQRYIKIAPNWNLQDSLQKLASTRDYNAVHNFYQRYLNHGNELKATLEIPFPLQLNYLEALDRLQLDEKYQSFLQQLQTLFPGKSVDFSIMWAKHEIKRSRFHHVTEILENAMSSTLDLKSFTTIYEFESLFERLYLENVVEELKSNPDLQKDALEKFELSAHLSRLQNLIETHSLRLNDLRLRQNPNSVETWRHRATLFQTIKDKCNVYAEAILAIDASKVFVPGSLATIWCEHAALYWNAKAFDTAKEIWDRALRVPFPHLKDLETIWISWTEHELAENGIKKGLEILETALKVPDAPEKILEKYKKSGKRVPAQAIIFTSLALWSFYLDLQEASSIGQSDQVEKTISIYETMIYLKVATPMHFIQYAHFLQDYTNDKIKGFQVYERALSFFPRETQYEIWSVYLREATDPNAQLSTESVRDLFDHALEALVPSGIDCWPIFILYSDFEEKNGLAKRSVDILLKGCRTRSRDSTFWEKCVSKAQRLLGGEAARPYYEECLQSIPNSKVIPQALAFAEMETQLGELNRAREILKYGAQLFHPSKNVELWEFWEEFELQNGDKESYKSMLKLRRTLESALTVNTELESQKEGNVQFIAASQKKTPLNPEEIDLNI; via the coding sequence ATGGATTGCATTAGCCGGTACgttgttgatgaagaggacGTAGCGTTTGAGTACGAGTTACAGAGGACTCCTCTGAGTATAGTTACGTGGAAAAGGTATCTGGAAAAATGGGAAACTCAAAGGAGGCCATTATCACATCTAGTGTGGCTATACGAACGATTTTGCCGACAGTTTGCTGATCAAGAGGATATCTGGTGTAATTACCTGCGATGGATTGTAAATCAACGACAATTTGACACCTTGACTGTTTACCGAAGGTTTATTCAGATCCTTGAGGGTTTCTCTACTGGATGCGAAGAGCTGTGCATGTTAATGATGGAGTTTGCCACTTCTGAATACCAGTTAGAGATGATACGCCACATCTTAGACGTTTCTCTGAGAAAATTGGGAGTAGAGTCtcattggaaaatttgggaAATGATCTTTAAGTTCTTGGAGGAGAAAATGCTACCATTGACAGAATTTGGTGATAGTCAAGATGAATATCAAGATGAGCAGGAACAAATGGAGGCTTTGATTTACAAGAGTTTGtttggtgaagaagaggagcAGGATACACCTGATCTGTGGTCGTCGAACATTTTGCAAAGGTACATCAAAATAGCACCAAACTGGAATTTGCAagattctttacaaaaattggCATCTACTAGAGATTATAATGCTGTGCATAATTTTTATCAACGATATTTAAATCACGGTAATGAATTAAAAGCTACATTGGAAATACCGTTTCCATTGCAATTGAATTACTTGGAAGCACTAGACCGTTTACAACTGGATGAAAAATACCAATCATTTTTGCAGCAATTACAAACACTCTTCCCCGGTAAATCAGTAGATTTTTCGATAATGTGGGCAAAGCatgaaattaaaagatCTCGTTTTCACCATGTAactgaaattttggaaaatgcGATGTCATCAACTTTGGACCTTAAAAGTTTCACTACGATCTACGAATTTGAATCATTATTCGAAAGAttgtatttggaaaatgtagTTGAGGAGTTGAAATCTAATCCAGATTTGCAAAAAGATGCTCTGgagaaatttgaattaaGCGCTCACCTATCTCGTCTGCAAAACCTTATAGAGACTCATTCATTAAGGCTTAACGACTTAAGATTAAGGCAAAATCCGAATTCTGTAGAAACTTGGCGTCATAGAGCTACACTCTTCCAAACCATTAAAGACAAATGCAATGTTTATGCAGAAGCCATTTTGGCAATTGATGCATCAAAAGTTTTCGTACCAGGTTCATTAGCAACTATTTGGTGTGAACATGCCGCGTTGTATTGGAACGCAAAAGCTTTCGATACTGCTAAAGAAATATGGGATAGAGCATTAAGAGTTCCATTCCCTcatttaaaagatttagAGACTATTTGGATTTCCTGGACAGAGCACGAATTAGCTGAAAATGGAATTAAGAAAGGTTTGGAAATCCTCGAGACCGCACTAAAAGTGCCTGATGCTCCGGAAAAGATTCTGGAAAAATATAAGAAAAGCGGTAAAAGGGTACCCGCTCAAGCCATTATATTCACCTCATTAGCACTTTGGTCATTCTACCTTGACTTACAAGAAGCATCGAGTATAGGTCAGTCAGATCAGGTTGAAAAGACGATTTCGATATACGAAACAATGATTTACCTGAAAGTGGCCACACCAATGCATTTCATTCAATATGCACATTTTTTACAGGATTACACCAACGATAAGATAAAAGGTTTCCAAGTATACGAGCGTGCACTTTCCTTCTTTCCCAGAGAGACTCAATACGAAATTTGGAGCGTTTACCTGAGGGAGGCCACTGATCCTAATGCGCAACTCTCTACAGAAAGTGTACGTGATTTGTTTGATCATGCATTGGAGGCTTTAGTCCCCAGCGGAATTGATTGCTGGCCAATCTTTATTCTTTATAGCGACTTCGAAGAGAAAAACGGGTTAGCCAAGAGAAGTGTAGATATTCTACTGAAAGGTTGCCGTACCAGAAGTCGTGATTCAACCTTTTGGGAAAAATGTGTTTCTAAGGCACAACGTCTTTTAGGTGGTGAAGCCGCCAGGCCTTATTACGAAGAATGTCTACAGAGTATACCGAATTCCAAAGTCATTCCCCAAGCGCTTGCGTTTGCCGAAATGGAGACTCAATTAGGTGAATTGAACAGAGcaagagaaattttaaaatatgGTGCTCAATTGTTTCACCCATCCAAAAACGTCGAATTATGGGAATTTTGggaagaattcgaattACAAAATGGTGATAAGGAATCTTATAAGTCAATGTTGAAATTAAGAAGGACATTAGAAAGTGCATTAACGGTCAACACTGAATTAGAAAGTCAAAAGGAAGGAAACGTTCAATTCATAGCGGCTtctcaaaagaaaactCCACTTAATCCCGAAGAGATTGATTTGAATATATAA
- the MAK10 gene encoding Mak10p (similar to uniprot|Q02197 Saccharomyces cerevisiae YEL053C MAK10 Non-catalytic subunit of N-terminal acetyltransferase of the NatC type), which produces MDLEGKLKNLDLEFNRDGLFQDGIMEEDLVDVTQFFDDSASSLQTKTIIKEPNFNLFEGTHSLEVENKKLDSTSIQLTPAEANFECNALYGSDEKHQLSYVVGILDRLVRSVVCWLNDYQTLPTTVLSCRYVEHLLLESEKKGQLVFLHTGHPLFDQILCSGIYGVCYFARFVQRLLKAGVIFEEEDLNFNGMGLNFLSYVEDGNSILSLLQESIRIASLCSDSEVLIHILKLLIHLVSIEKCLDEFSTDVSHLNALIEEATYLSQQPQLSNLEIPAGSFSIGIQRRLSNQFPPKSLIIPPRNYEGFIVMAQDLKKVLQVDNANTMMEIMQFANFFNKFEQRHVLARALFPLFLIRDNRTILGRYTLSEFTHGHLLEFSLMCTMEVDFPPEITEQPLMEAANVLFEWYQNTSQNTSRYRQGYNRQLLLWDSLQAQIEAMEVEWLSKDSDAAAIDYVEMKEGEEPTPLLPYTSWVYAMKVRAMIEFILKGFDLQVYKPFETYTMYWYTYYLAHQWEICLKKVQKFVDSKINAIHGLNKKVKKSKSGEKRELLKAQYRFAMDNHMGQLQVNKRFLQYLIVESSIFKSLSIAQVFQFGILTSYGLIDNKSPAKNNFTTNELLYNLRMKPFCSIGVPELLPYELMESTFKEFVPDEPMFTIKLNKAMECLHKELNESKLNVEHILKCIQGGDNNGVLVTATRLVKSEATKFYEGVKTSIETLETNSKKIQSTLGSKRSPSLREKYAVQLQFCEGGSSFFPVLSLTSHTSKKSHINQK; this is translated from the coding sequence ATGGATCTCGAAGgcaaattgaagaatttagaTCTCGAGTTTAATCGGGATGGGTTGTTTCAAGATGGGATCATGGAAGAGGACCTAGTTGATGTGACACAGTTCTTCGATGATAGTGCAAGTAGTTTACAGACCAAGACCATTATCAAGGAACCCaattttaatcttttcGAGGGTACTCATTCTTTGGAAGTAGAGAATAAGAAATTAGATTCTACATCTATTCAGTTAACGCCAGCAGAAGCCAATTTCGAGTGCAATGCATTATATGGTTCTGACGAAAAGCATCAGCTGTCGTATGTAGTTGGCATTTTGGATCGTTTGGTAAGAAGCGTTGTATGTTGGTTAAATGACTACCAGACTTTACCTACAACTGTTTTGAGTTGTAGATATGTGGAGCATCTGTTATTGGAATCTGAGAAAAAAGGCCAATTGGTCTTTCTGCATACCGGTCATCCACTTTTTGACCAGATTCTATGCTCTGGTATCTATGGTGTTTGCTATTTTGCTCGTTTTGTCCAAAGATTATTGAAAGCTGGTgtaatctttgaagaagaagatttgaactTTAATGGCATGGGtctcaatttcttgtcaTATGTGGAAGATGGCAACTCAATCTTATcacttttacaagaatctATTAGAATTGCCTCACTATGTTCAGATTCTGAAGTTTTAATCCATATTTTAAAACTTCTCATCCATCTGGTTTCCATAGAAAAATgtcttgatgaattttctaCAGATGTATCACATTTAAATGCATTGATTGAAGAGGCTACATATCTTTCTCAGCAGCCTCAATTATCCAATCTAGAAATTCCTGCAGGGTCTTTCTCCATCGGTATTCAAAGGCGGCTCTCTAACCAGTTCCCGCCCAAATCTTTGATTATACCACCAAGAAATTATGAGGGCTTTATTGTCATGGctcaagatttgaaaaaagtgcTTCAAGTGGATAATGCAAATACAATGATGGAAATAATGcaatttgccaattttttcaataagTTTGAACAAAGACACGTCTTGGCAAGAGCACTCTTCCCGTTATTCTTAATAAGAGATAATCGAACAATTTTGGGAAGATATACATTATCAGAATTTACTCATGGTCAtctcttggaattttcaCTAATGTGTACAATGGAAGTAGATTTTCCACCTGAGATTACTGAACAACCGCTCATGGAAGCCGCCAACGTTTTGTTCGAATGGTATCAAAACACTAGTCAAAATACTTCACGTTACAGACAAGGTTATAACAGGCAGCTTTTACTTTGGGATTCACTGCAGGCTCAAATTGAAGCCATGGAAGTGGAATGGTTGTCTAAAGATAGTGATGCGGCCGCTATCGATTATGTGGAAATGAAGGAAGGTGAAGAACCAACACCTTTACTACCTTATACATCATGGGTATATGCTATGAAAGTAAGAGCTATGATAGAATTTATTCTCAAAGGGTTCGACTTACAAGTTTACAAACCTTTTGAAACCTATACCATGTATTGGTACACTTACTATTTGGCTCATCAATGGGAAATATGTCTGAAgaaagttcaaaaattcgTTGATTCAAAGATTAATGCAATTCATGGATTAAACAAAAAGGTTAAAAAGAGTAAATCTGGtgagaaaagagaattacTAAAGGCTCAATACAGATTTGCTATGGATAATCATATGGGACAATTGCAAGTCAATAAAAGGTTCCTTCAATATTTAATAGTGGAAAGTTctatcttcaaatctttatcaattgcTCAAGTatttcaatttggtatATTAACGTCATATGGATTGATTGATAACAAATCTCCCGCCAAGAATAACTTTACTACAAACGAGTTGTTATACAATTTGAGAATGAAACCATTTTGCTCTATTGGTGTACCTGAACTTTTGCCTTACGAATTAATGGAATCTacatttaaagaatttgtaCCAGATGAACCAATGTTTACGattaaattgaacaaaGCCATGGAATGTTTGCATaaggaattgaatgaaTCTAAATTAAACGTGGAGCATATCCTCAAATGCATTCAAGGTGGTGACAACAACGGCGTCCTGGTGACGGCTACTAGATTGGTTAAAAGTGAAGCTACGAAATTTTATGAAGGAGTCAAAACTTCTATTGAGACTCTTGAAACTAACTCTAAAAAGATCCAATCAACATTGGGATCCAAACGTAGTCCAAGCCTACGTGAAAAATATGCAGTTCAACTGCAATTCTGCGAAGGTGGGTCCTCTTTCTTCCCTGTGTTGAGTTTAACTTCCCATACTTCGAAAAAATCTCACATAAATCAGAAATAG
- the AFG1 gene encoding Afg1p (similar to uniprot|P32317 YEL052W Saccharomyces cerevisiae AFG1 Putative ATPase of the CDC48/PAS1/SEC18 (AAA) family localized to mitochondria) has protein sequence MFGLRFSKRLPQISGIRWNSTGSDNAPLQEYSRLVKLNRLRHDPYQRSIINSLGTLFDSLVKYNPPKIRIAHIKDQVGWKTSYLGKLISGKSRKDRKNQEDWQGIPQGIYLYGDVGCGKTMLMDLFYSTVPSHITKKRVHFHQFMQYVHRRSHEITIEQNLLELGVAKKKDMDPVPFLATEISSNSRLLCFDEFQVTDVADAMILRRLLTTLLSKDYGVVLFATSNRKPDDLYLNGVQRESFIPCIELIKKRSEVVHLNSPTDYRKIPRPTIPVYYSPEKGLSYNDRLCAIERQNHINQWYKYFGQMENSETDAEILKDYPLTIWGREFKVPKCSPPYVAQFTFKQLCGTPLAAGDYLALASNFKAIIVTDIPYLSIFLRDEVRRFITFLDAVYDSQVKLATTAAADFTNLFVEPEEIANSYELKPKTKEQEAQDQENSEDDNLVKEHGFSKQIAKKSHMFALDEERFAFARALSRLSQMSTTDWVEHKD, from the coding sequence ATGTTTGGATTACGATTCAGTAAACGACTGCCTCAAATTAGTGGTATACGGTGGAATTCTACCGGTAGTGACAATGCACCACTACAAGAGTATAGCAGACTGGTTAAGCTGAATCGCTTAAGACATGATCCGTATCAGAGAAGTATAATTAACTCTTTGGGTACCTTGTTCGATTCACTAGTGAAATATAACCCACCGAAGATTAGAATAGCTCACATCAAAGACCAAGTCGGTTGGAAGACTTCTTATTTAGGGAAACTTATATCCGGTAAGTCTAGAAAAGATCGTAagaatcaagaagattggCAAGGCATTCCTCAAGGTATTTATCTCTACGGTGATGTTGGGTGTGGTAAAACCATGTTAATGGATCTTTTCTATTCTACAGTCCCATCGCATATCACCAAGAAACGTGTGCATTTCCATCAGTTTATGCAGTATGTGCATAGAAGGTCTCATGAAATTACCATTGAACAAAATCTACTAGAATTAGGAGTtgccaagaagaaagatatgGACCCGGTACCCTTTCTTGCTACCGAGATTTCCAGTAATTCAAGATTACTATGTTTTGACGAGTTCCAAGTGACAGATGTTGCAGATGCAATGATTCTTCGAAGATTATTGACTACACTTTTATCCAAAGATTATGGTGTAGTGCTATTTGCTACATCTAATAGGAAACCAGATGATCTTTACCTCAATGGTGTTCAAAGAGAATCTTTTATTCCATGTATTGAGCtgataaagaaaagatctgAAGTGGTACATTTGAATTCTCCTACAGATTACCGTAAGATTCCGAGACCAACAATTCCAGTCTACTATTCGCCAGAAAAAGGTTTATCATACAACGATCGACTATGTGCTATTGAAAGGCAAAACCACATCAATCAATGGTACAAATATTTTGGTCAGATGGAAAATAGTGAAACTGATGCAGAAATACTCAAAGATTATCCTTTGACTATTTGGGGTCGTGAATTTAAAGTTCCCAAATGTTCACCACCATATGTGGCACAATTTACTTTCAAGCAATTATGTGGTACCCCGTTGGCAGCGGGTGATTATTTGGCATTGGCAAGTAATTTTAAAGCTATTATTGTCACTGATATACCATATTTGTCAATCTTTTTACGTGATGAAGTTCGGAGATTTATTACTTTCCTTGATGCGGTTTACGATAGTCAGGTTAAATTGGCCACTACGGCAGCCGCAGACTTTACGAATTTGTTTGTAGAGCCTGAGGAGATTGCAAATAGTTatgaattgaaaccaaAGACGAAGGAACAAGAGGCacaagatcaagaaaattCGGAAGATGATAATCTAGTTAAAGAGCATGGGTTTTCCAAGCAAATTGCAAAAAAATCACATATGTTTGCTCTAGATGAGGAAAGATTCGCATTTGCAAGAGCATTGAGTCGTTTGTCTCAAATGAGTACTACCGATTGGGTCGAACATAAAGACTAG